Proteins found in one Panicum hallii strain FIL2 chromosome 4, PHallii_v3.1, whole genome shotgun sequence genomic segment:
- the LOC112889953 gene encoding putative transcription factor bHLH041 isoform X2, whose translation MDAIFALAAGPRARVLERAATRIPGCLYICLWAPVIAGQLIPSSHLRCVDAWIGDGSGGRAREVFEAYRRAFCAAVSGCVPGWAYKDGRAYMELPEPDLTAAASLQVQEQLYHEAGTKTGVFMGCERGEIELAPAVPSSSSSSLPSISIGSPEYSTLIRSMADAAEPSSQERYPHPLPLHPAAVQLPGLLPPVYGQPPFLGSEAEDAAIAEAMLAIISSAPLPPPASPNVPPGPSPPWLVRHRWSQRRRAGAFRAYSAALSPRARPRPGAPGQRMVKTAIALMLSVHVAMRERELAAARQQEDAAAAQPPPAPPQQHTSSQLHHMISERRRRERLNESFQTLRALLPPGSKKDKATVLANTTEYMHKLIADVSNLEKKNRQLEAQLGLPLETQQAGSDDDSSERVQVDVTTGASTSAGGQAQVVSIRVMVRAECDLSEVVFAMLAGIKKTGRFAVVTVDARQRSNRRAQVSITLRVAGGDDDEPDETSLKEAVAKAVEDAVARPPSPPPPQWSP comes from the exons ATGGACGCCATCTTCGCGCTCGCCGCGGGGCCCCGGGCGCGCGTCCTGGAGCGCGCAGCGACCCGCATCCCAGGCTGCCTCTACATCTGCCTCTGGGCGCCGGTGATCGCCGGCCAGCTCATCCCTTCCAG CCATTTGCGCTGCGTGGACGCGTGGATCGGCGACGGCAGCGGCGGTCGCGCACGGGAGGTGTTCGAGGCGTACCGGCGCGCGTTCTGCGCCGCCGTGAGCGG CTGCGTGCCCGGGTGGGCGTACAAGGACGGCCGCGCGTACATGGAGCTGCCGGAGCCGGAcctgacggcggcggcgtcgctgcAGGTGCAGGAGCAGCTCTACCAT GAAGCCGGCACGAAG ACGGGGGTGTTCATGGGCTGCGAGCGCGGCGAGATCGAG CTGGCGCCGGCGGTGccttcgtcgtcgtcgtcctccctGCCGTCCATCTCCATCGGGAGCCCCGAGTACTCGACGCTCATCCGCTCGATGGCCGACGCCGCCGAGCCGTCCTCGCAAGAACGGTATCCGCATCCGCTGCCGCTGCACCCGGCGGCGGTGCAGCTGCCCGGCTTGCTCCCGCCGGTGTACGGCCAGCCGCCGTTCCTGGGGTCCGAGGCCGAGGACGCGGCCATAGCGGAGGCAATGCTCGCGATCATCTCctccgcgccgctgccgccgccggcatcCCCCAACGTGCCACCGGGGCCGTCCCCTCCGTGGCTCGTCCGCCACCGGTGGTCGCAGCGGCGTCGGGCAGGGGCGTTCAGGGCGTACAGCGCCGCGCTCTCCCCGagggcgcggccgcggccgggcgCGCCGGGGCAGAGGATGGTCAAGACGGCCATCGCGCTCATGCTGAGCGTGCACGTGGCAATGCGCGAACGggagctcgccgccgcgcgccagcaggaggacgccgccgccgcgcagccgcccccggcgccgccgcagcagcacaCCAGCAGCCAGCTGCACCACATGATCTCGGAGCGGCGCCGCCGCGAGCGGCTCAACGAGAGCTTCCAGACTCTCAGAGCACTGCTCCCTCCCGGATCAAAG AAGGACAAGGCCACGGTTCTCGCAAACACGACGGAGTACATGCACAAGCTCATCGCCGACGTGTCGAACCTCGAGAAGAAGAACCGGCAGCTCGAGGCGCAGCTTGGCCTGCCCCTCGAGACCCAGCAAGCCGGGAGCGACGACGACTCGTCGGAGAGGGTGCAAGTCGACGTGACCACCGGCGCGTCGACATCCGCCGGCGGTCAAGCTCAGGTGGTGAGCATTAGGGTGATGGTGCGCGCGGAGTGCGACCTGTCGGAAGTAGTGTTCGCCATGCTCGCCGGGATCAAGAAGACGGGGCGCTTCGCGGTGGTGACAGTCGATGCGCGGCAACGGAGCAACCGCCGTGCGCAAGTCAGCATCACATTGCGAGTCGCG GGTGGTGACGACGACGAGCCCGACGAGACGTCCCTCAAGGAAGCTGTGGCGAAGGCTGTCGAGGATGCGGTGGCaaggccgccatcgccgccgccgccgcagtggTCGCCGTAG
- the LOC112889953 gene encoding putative transcription factor bHLH041 isoform X1: MDAIFALAAGPRARVLERAATRIPGCLYICLWAPVIAGQLIPSSHLRCVDAWIGDGSGGRAREVFEAYRRAFCAAVSGCVPGWAYKDGRAYMELPEPDLTAAASLQVQEQLYHEAGTKTGVFMGCERGEIEVGLSDTSAAAAVAGHVQQSLMEELMQLAPAVPSSSSSSLPSISIGSPEYSTLIRSMADAAEPSSQERYPHPLPLHPAAVQLPGLLPPVYGQPPFLGSEAEDAAIAEAMLAIISSAPLPPPASPNVPPGPSPPWLVRHRWSQRRRAGAFRAYSAALSPRARPRPGAPGQRMVKTAIALMLSVHVAMRERELAAARQQEDAAAAQPPPAPPQQHTSSQLHHMISERRRRERLNESFQTLRALLPPGSKKDKATVLANTTEYMHKLIADVSNLEKKNRQLEAQLGLPLETQQAGSDDDSSERVQVDVTTGASTSAGGQAQVVSIRVMVRAECDLSEVVFAMLAGIKKTGRFAVVTVDARQRSNRRAQVSITLRVAGGDDDEPDETSLKEAVAKAVEDAVARPPSPPPPQWSP; this comes from the exons ATGGACGCCATCTTCGCGCTCGCCGCGGGGCCCCGGGCGCGCGTCCTGGAGCGCGCAGCGACCCGCATCCCAGGCTGCCTCTACATCTGCCTCTGGGCGCCGGTGATCGCCGGCCAGCTCATCCCTTCCAG CCATTTGCGCTGCGTGGACGCGTGGATCGGCGACGGCAGCGGCGGTCGCGCACGGGAGGTGTTCGAGGCGTACCGGCGCGCGTTCTGCGCCGCCGTGAGCGG CTGCGTGCCCGGGTGGGCGTACAAGGACGGCCGCGCGTACATGGAGCTGCCGGAGCCGGAcctgacggcggcggcgtcgctgcAGGTGCAGGAGCAGCTCTACCAT GAAGCCGGCACGAAG ACGGGGGTGTTCATGGGCTGCGAGCGCGGCGAGATCGAGGTGGGGCTGTCGGAcacatcggcggcggcggcggtggcgggccaCGTGCAGCAGTCGCTGATGGAGGAACTCATGCAGCTGGCGCCGGCGGTGccttcgtcgtcgtcgtcctccctGCCGTCCATCTCCATCGGGAGCCCCGAGTACTCGACGCTCATCCGCTCGATGGCCGACGCCGCCGAGCCGTCCTCGCAAGAACGGTATCCGCATCCGCTGCCGCTGCACCCGGCGGCGGTGCAGCTGCCCGGCTTGCTCCCGCCGGTGTACGGCCAGCCGCCGTTCCTGGGGTCCGAGGCCGAGGACGCGGCCATAGCGGAGGCAATGCTCGCGATCATCTCctccgcgccgctgccgccgccggcatcCCCCAACGTGCCACCGGGGCCGTCCCCTCCGTGGCTCGTCCGCCACCGGTGGTCGCAGCGGCGTCGGGCAGGGGCGTTCAGGGCGTACAGCGCCGCGCTCTCCCCGagggcgcggccgcggccgggcgCGCCGGGGCAGAGGATGGTCAAGACGGCCATCGCGCTCATGCTGAGCGTGCACGTGGCAATGCGCGAACGggagctcgccgccgcgcgccagcaggaggacgccgccgccgcgcagccgcccccggcgccgccgcagcagcacaCCAGCAGCCAGCTGCACCACATGATCTCGGAGCGGCGCCGCCGCGAGCGGCTCAACGAGAGCTTCCAGACTCTCAGAGCACTGCTCCCTCCCGGATCAAAG AAGGACAAGGCCACGGTTCTCGCAAACACGACGGAGTACATGCACAAGCTCATCGCCGACGTGTCGAACCTCGAGAAGAAGAACCGGCAGCTCGAGGCGCAGCTTGGCCTGCCCCTCGAGACCCAGCAAGCCGGGAGCGACGACGACTCGTCGGAGAGGGTGCAAGTCGACGTGACCACCGGCGCGTCGACATCCGCCGGCGGTCAAGCTCAGGTGGTGAGCATTAGGGTGATGGTGCGCGCGGAGTGCGACCTGTCGGAAGTAGTGTTCGCCATGCTCGCCGGGATCAAGAAGACGGGGCGCTTCGCGGTGGTGACAGTCGATGCGCGGCAACGGAGCAACCGCCGTGCGCAAGTCAGCATCACATTGCGAGTCGCG GGTGGTGACGACGACGAGCCCGACGAGACGTCCCTCAAGGAAGCTGTGGCGAAGGCTGTCGAGGATGCGGTGGCaaggccgccatcgccgccgccgccgcagtggTCGCCGTAG